The following are encoded together in the Thermoanaerobaculia bacterium genome:
- the gcvT gene encoding glycine cleavage system aminomethyltransferase GcvT, protein MTIATTALKRTPLYDIHRELGAKMVDFGGWEMPVEYSGIREEHRAVRERAGLFDVSHMGEFEVEGKDALAFLQRLTTNDVAKLAIGRVHYSGMLTPRGTFIDDLLVYRRGEDRYLLVVNAGNTPKDFAHAREIAKGYDVRLRDASDEFALLALQGPDAESILAPMTKSDLSAIPYYGFVEGSVSGALAIISRTGYTGEKGFELYVSPADAPRLFREILAAGRDRDVLPAGLGARDTLRLEAKMALYGHDIDDTVTPLEADLGWIVKMGKGDFEGRAALAAQKEKGLSKKLAGFELLDRGIARQGYATASPSGAGVVTSGIPSPTLGKSIGLAYLPIADTAVGTEFTIDLRGRPARARVVETPFYKRERAS, encoded by the coding sequence ATGACGATCGCGACGACGGCGCTCAAGCGCACCCCGCTCTACGACATCCATCGGGAGCTGGGCGCGAAGATGGTCGATTTCGGCGGCTGGGAGATGCCGGTCGAATACTCGGGAATCCGCGAAGAGCATCGGGCCGTCCGCGAGCGCGCCGGGCTCTTCGACGTCTCGCACATGGGCGAGTTCGAGGTGGAGGGGAAGGACGCCCTCGCGTTCCTCCAGAGGCTCACGACCAACGACGTCGCGAAGCTCGCGATCGGGCGCGTCCATTACAGCGGGATGCTCACCCCCCGCGGGACGTTCATCGACGACCTGCTCGTCTACCGCCGCGGCGAGGACCGCTACCTCCTCGTCGTCAACGCCGGCAACACGCCCAAGGACTTCGCGCACGCGCGCGAGATCGCGAAGGGCTACGACGTGCGCCTGCGCGACGCGTCGGACGAATTCGCCCTGCTCGCCCTCCAGGGCCCCGACGCGGAATCGATCCTCGCGCCGATGACGAAATCGGATCTCTCCGCGATCCCCTATTACGGCTTCGTGGAAGGGTCGGTCTCCGGAGCCCTCGCGATCATCTCCCGGACCGGCTACACCGGCGAGAAAGGCTTCGAGCTCTACGTTTCGCCCGCCGACGCGCCGCGGCTCTTCCGCGAGATCCTCGCGGCGGGCCGGGACCGGGACGTCCTCCCCGCGGGGCTCGGCGCGCGCGACACGCTTCGCCTCGAGGCGAAGATGGCGCTCTACGGCCACGACATCGACGACACGGTGACGCCGCTCGAGGCGGACCTCGGCTGGATCGTCAAGATGGGGAAGGGCGACTTCGAAGGCCGGGCGGCGCTCGCGGCGCAGAAGGAGAAGGGCCTTTCGAAGAAGCTCGCCGGTTTCGAGCTCCTCGACCGCGGAATCGCCCGGCAGGGCTACGCGACGGCGTCGCCATCGGGAGCGGGCGTGGTCACCTCCGGCATCCCTTCACCCACGCTCGGCAAGTCGATCGGCCTGGCGTATCTTCCGATCGCGGACACGGCGGTCGGGACGGAGTTCACCATCGATCTGCGCGGCCGCCCGGCGCGCGCGCGCGTCGTCGAAACGCCGTTTTACAAGAGAGAAAGGGCGTCATGA
- the gcvH gene encoding glycine cleavage system protein GcvH: MKFPDDLHYSKSHEWVRIEGDVATVGITEHAQKELGEIVYLELPEVGHVFDSGQEFGTVESVKAVSELFTPIAGEVTEVNTQAVEDPAALNEDSYGDGWLVKLKLSTDDVSDLMDAQAYEKYVKEESEEH, encoded by the coding sequence ATGAAGTTTCCCGATGACCTCCACTATTCGAAGAGCCACGAATGGGTCCGGATCGAGGGCGACGTCGCGACGGTCGGGATCACCGAGCACGCGCAGAAGGAGCTGGGCGAGATCGTCTATCTCGAGCTTCCCGAGGTCGGCCACGTGTTCGACTCCGGACAGGAGTTCGGGACGGTCGAATCGGTCAAGGCCGTGTCCGAGCTCTTCACGCCGATCGCCGGCGAGGTCACGGAGGTCAACACGCAGGCGGTCGAGGATCCGGCGGCGTTGAACGAAGACTCCTACGGCGACGGCTGGCTCGTGAAGCTGAAGCTCTCGACCGACGACGTCTCGGACCTGATGGACGCCCAGGCGTACGAGAAATACGTCAAGGAAGAGTCGGAAGAGCATTGA